A genomic region of Salvelinus fontinalis isolate EN_2023a unplaced genomic scaffold, ASM2944872v1 scaffold_0638, whole genome shotgun sequence contains the following coding sequences:
- the LOC129846886 gene encoding uncharacterized protein LOC129846886: MEGIFSSSPTLDEELLDLSSSCSSSSSETLQCVSVGPLGSGSETSFKLLGGRTMSIATPTAHVITEDLEVFSDEIIDEILIIMRTKKDDDSGSDVSGASTPCSTPAPQSRSSSALRGVLPHDRRILSTTLLGIQNTLDSENLSGECSISPQDNARVLEMIKLLQRRLDGTPSECSIHITDVAARLGFPLPVSLHAVQSCVFATDKDLKAERVKGVFESLRSQFMSYSIKPVSNIITRATTKMAASKQVSLETLQAASAKSSAVAQNLISSVLFQVAKVSCSDDLEGLGDHLRCPSTLTRVLTPLTSEKAALTPAVLKIRREMCKEVATELQSFLIKESLTGTQTPSNGHACTSGSAPREAVRDILRKTKEEASNKSLNNIFSVNLDERLTDSIADALYPKLHDTLESKREMQASYYSSQISCSLSPFEVESSLELQEFTDPLSESVLCLLDRTFGDKAQNLKTGGGVLQYVTDPTYNKLLIGPHTNNVNVVVHTIAVEELPVEGCIAQSEAIHGLHKKQELPSSTSDRGNETPSPTNCLLEGVVGKLIRKMLFQGLDIPEVPMNDSRSESFKPQYELVAKLCPLMVRTIMATTIANQQPTIQEAVMSSENIHVKELCEAGIKPLKENHVPDDSETNIMVKRALSEIESCMIETSANDSPSLHSTPEVVVDLITKLLHGYELDSEDFASPVSSPTTTLSDVAMDMVVSVLRDMSDSPDVTSALEMTKDLKTPYSRPSSARIVSALCRELEEHVGSPDALRRALRRGSGEITTAIASAVTREVNRLGSIVPKVSVRPLSSDICLRTDQDKVTVKSRCGSAEVKASQPVYIIVHVEAVMDIIVRLRALIVPRTQDKLASWTLVEDVTNKLSSALWVRVTNRWREANVCLKATDIFQLVLSVHRKLMQRYGTEEALQKILCHKAPKLHKDIVCLVTNGIMDAPSKLQGTKNLESTLNLKELTALFNEMTTRQSLNKKAEQSSIKTEIEQPEWSTVDQVTSGSSSFIRELILEEVLMKLVKKICRMPKRTNKHQRIQISDLVTELIRLFDDEVAKYLIEEMGSQQKSFNSKMTSKLADAIYTDLGKVKRLKRSLKIDDLFEDQEMLSIVSDIVSHKLLAILKPSVPNPYDHETSDLEDSCRDDVEDAESEGVHYATGRKSKMSIVLKDTTDQPEMYIAVDSPPMIKLSKMRKGIRGFFWGVQKAWKRLVTCKSSGSSDG; the protein is encoded by the exons ATGGAGGGAATTTTTTCCTCCTCTCCGACTTTGGACGAGGAGCTGCTTGATCTCTCCTCCAGTTGTTCTTCATCATCCAGCGAAACACTGCAATGTGTGTCTGTTGGCCCTCTTGGCAGTGGGTCGGAGACGTCCTTCAAACTTCTTGGGGGTCGTACTATGAGTATCGCCACCCCAACGGCCCATGTTATCACAGAGGACTTAGAAGTCTTCAGTGATGAGATCATTGACGAAATCCTTATTATAATGAGGACCAAAAAAGATGATGACAGTGGAAGTGACGTCTCTGGTGCATCAACACCATGCAGCACACCAGCACCACAGAGCCGGTCCTCTTCTGCACTGAGGGGAGTGCTTCCCCATGACAGGAGGATACTCAGCACAACACTGCTTGGAATCCAGAACACACTAGACAGTGAGAACCTCTCAGGAGAGTGCTCCATCTCACCACAGGACAATGCCAGAGTCCTGGAGATGATAAAGTTGCTGCAGAGGCGCCTTGATGGGACACCCTCAGAGTGCTCCATCCATATCACAGATGTGGCTGCACGCTTGGGCTttcctctccctgtatctctccatgCTGTTCAGTCGTGTGTATTTGCCACTGACAAAGACCTGAAGGCAGAAAGAGTGAAGGGAGTCTTTGAAAGCCTGAGATCCCAGTTTATGAGCTACTCCATCAAGCCTGTGAGTAACATCATTACCAGGGCAACAACAAAGATGGCTGCCTCCAAGCAGGTTAGTTTAGAGACACTCCAGGCAGCATCAGCAAAATCATCTGCTGTGGCTCAGAACCTTATTAGTTCGGTTTTATTTCAAGTTGCCAAGGTGTCCTGCTCTGATGACTTAGAGGGTCTGGGTGATCATCTCAGATGCCCCTCAACTTTGACCAGAGTTCTGACACCTTTGACCTCAGAGAAAGCTGCACTGACACCTGCTGTTCTGAAGATCAGAAGGGAGATGTGTAAGGAAGTGGCCACTGAACTCCAGAGTTTCTTGATCAAGGAATCCCTTACTGGCACCCAGACACCATCCAATGGACATGCTTGCACTTCTGGTTCTGCCCCAAGGGAAGCTGTGCGGGACATCCTGAGGAAAACCAAAGAGGAGGCTTCCAACAAAAGCCTGAATAATATTTTCTCTGTTAATTTGGATGAGCGGCTCACAGACTCCATTGCTGATGCCTTATATCCAAAGCTGCATGACACATTGGAGTCCAAGAGAGAGATGCAGGCTTCTTATTACAGCTCCCAGATCAGCTGCAGCCTCAGCCCCTTCGAAGTTGAGAGCAGCCTAGAGCTCCAGGAGTTCACTGACCCACTATCTGAGTCAGTATTGTGTCTCCTGGATAGGACATTTGGAGATAAAGCTCAGAACTTAAAGACAGGCGGGGGTGTTTTACAATATGTCACAGACCCAACCTATAACAAGCTTTTGATTGGACCCCACACCAACAATGTCAATGTGGTTGTACACACGATTGCAGTAGAGGAGTTGCCTGTTGAGGGTTGTATTGCGCAAAGTGAGGCCATTCATGGCCTTCACAAGAAGCAAGAGTTACCTTCCAGCACCAGTGACAGAGGGAATGAGACCCCGAGCCCTACTAATTGCCTGCTGGAGGGTGTAGTGGGCAAACTGATACGGAAGATGCTATTTCAGGGCCTTGACATCCCTGAGGTACCCATGAACGACAGCCGCTCTGAGAGCTTTAAGCCACAGTATGAACTGGTTGCGAAGCTTTGTCCTCTGATGGTAAGGACAATCATGGCTACAACCATAGCCAATCAACAACCTACTATTCAAGAAGCAGTGATGTCTTCCGAGAACATCCATGTGAAAGAGCTGTGTGAGGCAGGTATCAAACCTCTCAAAGAGAACCATGTACCCGATGACTCTGAGACAAACATCATGGTCAAAAGGGCTTTGAGTGAAATTGAATCCTGTATGATTGAGACCTCCGCCAACGACTCTCCCAGTCTACATTCCACACCAGAGGTGGTTGTAGACCTGATCACCAAGCTGCTTCATGGGTATGAGCTTGACTCAGAGGACTTTGCATCACCTGTGTCATCCCCAACCACCACTCTCTCTGATGTGGCAATGGACATGGTGGTTTCTGTCCTTCGGGACATGTCCGATTCCCCAGACGTTACCTCAGCATTGGAAATGACCAAGGATCTCAAGACGCCGTACTCCCGCCCCTCAAGTGCAAGGATTGTaagtgccctctgcagagagctgGAGGAGCACGTAGGCTCTCCTGATGCTCTGAGGCGAGCTTTGAGGCGCGGCAGTGGGGAGATTACAACAGCCATTGCGAGTGCAGTCACCAGGGAAGTCAACCGTCTGGGTTCAATCGTACCCAAAGTCTCTGTCCGGCCGCTCTCCTCAGACATCTGCCTAaggacagaccaggacaaggTCACGGTTAAGAGCCGATGTGGCTCGGCTGAGGTGAAGGCATCCCAACCGGTGTATATTATTGTTCACGTAGAGGCGGTGATGGATATCATTGTCCGGCTGCGCGCTCTGATTGTTCCTCGGACCCAGGATAAACTGGCCAGCTGGACCCTAGTTGAGGATGTGACCAACAAGCTGTCCAGTGCTCTGTGGGTGAGGGTGACTAACAGGTGGAGGGAAGCAAATGTCTGCCTGAAGGCAACAGACATCTTTCAGTTGGTGCTGTCTGTGCATAGAAAGTTGATGCAACGCTATGGCACAGAGGAAGCCCTACAGAAGATACTGTGCCACAAGGCACCCAAGCTGCACAAGGACATTGTCTGTCTTGTCACGAACGGAATTATGGATGCACCATCCAAACTTCAAGGCACCAAAAATCTGGAATCTACACTCAACTTGAAAGAATTGACAGCCTTGTTTAATGAAATGACAACCCGTCAATCTTTGAATAAGAAAGCTGAGCAGAGCAGCATCAAGACTGAGATTGAACAGCCGGAGTGGTCCACTGTGGATCAAGTGACATCCGGTTCCAGCAGCTTCATTAGGGAGCTTATATTAGAAGAAGTCCTGATGAAGCTTGTCAAGAAGATATGCCGTATGCCAAAAAGGACCAACAAACATCAGCGCATCCAGATCAGTGATCTGGTGACTGAGCTGATCCGATTGTTCGATGATGAGGTGGCCAAATATCTGATTGAGGAAATGGGAAGCCAGCAAAAAAGTTTTAATTCTAAGATGACATCGAAGCTGGCAGATGCCATCTACACTGACCTTGGGAAGGTCAAGCGTTTGAAACGCTCCTTGAAAATTGACGATTTATTTGAGGATCAGGAGATGCTTTCCATTGTCTCTGACATTGTTTCCCACAAGCTACTGGCCATCTTGAAACCCTCAGTGCCCAACCCATATGACCACGAGACCTCAGACCTTGAAGACTCATGCAGGGATGATGTGGAGGATGCGGAATCTGAGGGGGTGCATTATGCCACCGGCAGAAAG TCCAAGATGAGCATTGTCCTTAAAGACACTACAGACCAGCCAGAGATGTACATTGCTGTGGATTCTCCACCTATGA TTAAATTATCCAAGATGAGGAAAGGCATCCGGGGCTTCTTCTGGGGAGTCCAGAAGGCCTGGAAACGCTTGGTCACCTGCAAGTCCTCTGGGTCCTCTGATGGATAG